A region from the Aphis gossypii isolate Hap1 chromosome 1, ASM2018417v2, whole genome shotgun sequence genome encodes:
- the LOC114129580 gene encoding proto-oncogene tyrosine-protein kinase ROS isoform X2 has protein sequence MTMIDFYLLVTLVLAIEISAHSDSQKDNIIRLECNERCHLQNETTNHGELLCNSECVVNQCVRGCALWNEALNSNCSKVCDKFNENHNSPSKLYCTAGCNDAITLYFQKLQFEIGPLPSPTLVPDSLFDKSLKLQWKGVRLKNFKYKVQWKLENNPGNWQYCQKETWNNDSIIQLDNLRPFTNYQFRVILLLAWSGTMQFVVSEPSVVISTHPSRVPPTMIPEIVRTIPADSSISVTWAAIPFPLAPILSYHLTIQEPTKEYTIFKEILTGKENETEFFYMFRNLESAKNYSISLAARNEYGVGPMTNVFVKTLPMSIIKYTPEPVHLFLVSNHDIYVKTIEMMDTPVSVYFTNQTINSVSFNIHTNTTFIVDSSGTLLSLVNNKINTLLSTEKEILMDTTIDWLNNQLYILMSSKTNRNSIVYSIKKFDVEQKKLEEIISGFDYKPLQMKVDPCNGYLFFTTKIGLYRLDLSKKAKNLKMSSLLILQNKNIGPFVIDYLKFCLLVLFPKDNTIMSVSLDGQDITDIRNNTITALFNDAITLSHINGSFYWSNGSVLMGEDYFMNEQKYYQNIYPAMHFSYNLILSNFTDQQPIPVPRNPPQSLQAVSTSSKLKATWQVPHLLGGQGRSSWQGWSYLFKISINETDWKTIYTNKTEVLLNSLSPNTNYVIQVAAYSSSGQGPWSSEFIVKTLNHNVSVLWGNAQQILISDIMGDFIESISINEDENSIKNSSLNDVAWYEDCVFYVVNSSKINWLNLTSRQGNTLEDINSVQSIAIDWLGRKIYWADPSKQSILRENLFGGQRELLLASNIAKELKVESVGGYLYWSTGFSVKSSKLNGKEQHSYYTTDYFSGKRVMSLAVDSVGSWVYWILRENEKSKLFRAPTVEKLNDLNNQNPIKEFDNSCTQGPLFYVDHHLLWLQKGNDIMMSDTDGQYPAIIRAMNLNGIQTFSVRDQYAHPKPKGLETNVIPEEVDIRMIKVNPKINESVYEIIWEPVKTVNHGLVSYTVKVLEKEDSKIDSLFETPNTKVLVDSTPLEISIKASTVWGSSQVVTVYSPIPAVPSDIRIFANFSYDNYTMNIILQHSIIQNVSNYEVKCYYQLKNYWQACSKQSIVSTNTQTKWTGLSIYSDLMFKIRACSMAGCSGWSQDIIFNQTYYSANFKFKTALVSGSKIMIYHSNKQNNHQIVLLTNSLVTSFALNDIEDIAFWTDSKTIYSSPINKSINNKIYSISEIDIKIENLSFDWISKTLFWCEVAEHQSNIMAFDVRVKTVKIVMSRSNKIFPSSAVLSEGLFIWIEQIPDSNEKHILKSNMSGTDIESFVYSSNSNCNCSNLYPFDNVLTSYISNSGKMKLLWVEGKHRNIIVSDINGCKCSVIFPINSTLNLTSLAVDKNNIYWTTNQSMCSIRIKDLNDKPIMENNASLYCLNHITAVYTIDGLTESIKRPCPPGFPQVNQTLPSVYIVYWDPSESRVKSYSLERMIISEMRNKRSLNLNTTNWTTVYSGPQNHWFMSDVKRDLVFKFRVKAENHHGWWSEYRTSDEPFNPQYQVETLRNEDVPWKILITGFILICLFLTMLIKYCSITFNTKGPMRPDVELGRLRERPTFLNMVNVGYQGAVLFQKKDKNELPSIKREQITLTKKLGSGAFGEVYEGKIKNIIKGEGEIRVAIKSLKEGATQCEVVEFLKEAKLMNNFKHKHILQLIGVCLDNDPNFIIMELMEEGDLLSYLRKNRQTNVLNLIDYIQMCIDVAEGCSYLEQMHFIHRDLACRNCLVSSSDPKERIIKIGDFGLARNIYTHDYYRKEGEALLPVRWMSPESLVDGVFTSQSDVWAFGVLLWEIMSLGQQPYPGLSNINVMYHVQHGGRLEKPINCPRPLYNLMVKCWSNLPEKRPKFSYCLKVLKSYIAMPLDYVNISHDPQLHSVSEKYTLDLITSCTDLQQELSSQPISNEGYEIPINITNNEYLELSCEYLDLSGTPTVNFSDNRDSESESIPEDINVYCNMNQEFSE, from the exons tgtGTTAGAGGATGTGCTTTATGGAATGAAGCTCTTAATAGTAATTGTTCAAAAGTTTGT gacaaatttaatgaaaatcataattctccaagtaaattatattgtactgcAGGATGTAATGATgctattactttatattttcaaaaactccaat ttgaaATTGGTCCTTTACCATCTCCGACATTAGTACCAGATTCTCTGTTTGATAAATCTCTTAAACTCCAATGGAAGGGTGTaagattgaaaaattttaaatacaaagttCAAtggaaattagaaaataatccAGGAAATTGGCAATACTGCCAAAAAGAAACATGGAATAACGACTCTATTATACAATTGGATAATCTTCGGCCTTTTACAAATTatcaa tTTCGTGTGATATTACTGTTAGCATGGTCTGGAACAATGCAGTTTGTGGTTTCTGAACCAAGCGTGGTAATCAGCACACATCCCAGCAGAGTACCACCTACAATGATACCAGAAATTGTGAGAACAATTCCTGCAGATTCTAGTATATCAGTTACATGGGCTGCTATTCCTTTTCCTTTAGCCCCAATCCTTTCCTATCATTTGACCATCCAAGAGCCTACAAAAGAATACACCATCTTCAAG GAAATATTGACTGGTAAAGAAAATGAAACagagtttttttatatgttccGTAATTTGGAATCtgcaaaaaattattcaatttcacTTGCTGCTAGAAATGAATATGGTGTCGGACCAATGACCAATGTCTTTGTCAAAACCCTCCCCATgtcaataa taaaatatactcCTGAACCTGTACACTTATTCCTTGTATCTAATCATGACATTTATGTGAAAACTATAGAAATGATGGATACACCTGTTAGTGTTTATTTCacaaatcaaacaataaata gtgtatcatttaatatacatacaaatactaCTTTCATTGTGGATTCGTCGGGTACTTTATTGTCACTAGTCAATAACAAGATAAACACCCTATTAAGTacagaaaaagaaatattaatggaCACCACTATTGATTGGCTAAATAatcaactatatattttaatgtcatcaaaaacaaatagaaaCTCCATAGTGTATAGTATAAAGAAATTTGAtgtagaacaaaaaaaattagaagaaATAATTTCTGGTTTTGATTATAAACCACTCCAAATGAAAGTGGATCCTTGCAATGG gtatttatttttcacaacaAAAATTGGTTTATATCGGTTGGACTTAagtaaaaaagcaaaaaacttaaaaatgtcaagCTTGTTaattctacaaaataaaaatattggaccATTTGTTATTgactatttgaaattttgtttgttgGTGTTATTCCCAAAAGATAACACAATAATGTCTGTTTCGTTAGATGG TCAAGATATAACAGATATTAGAAATAACACAATTACTGCCTTGTTTAACGATGCAATAACCCTATCACATATTAATGGATCTTTTTATTGGTCAAATGGTTCAGTATTGATGGGAGAAGACTATTTTATgaatgaacaaaaatattatcaaaatatatatccaGCTATGCATTTttcttacaatttaattttatctaattttactGATCAACAACCAATACCAGTTCCAAGAAATCCACCACAGTCATTACAAGCAGTTTCTACATCTAGTAAACTGAAGGCTACTTGGCAGGTTCCACATTTATTAGGTGGAcaag GGCGTAGTTCGTGGCAAGGTTGGTcttatttgttcaaaatatcaattaatgaaACAGATTGgaaaactatatatactaataaaacagAAGTGTTATTAAATTCACTATCACCAAATACAAATTACGTAATACAAGTAGCTGCTTATTCGTCTTCTGGTCAAGGACCGTGGTCATCAGAgtttatagtaaaaacattaaatcataatgttTCTGTACTTTGGGGAAATGCACAACAAATTTTGATATCTGATATCATGGGTGATTTTATAGaatcaatttcaattaatgaagatgaa aaCAGTATTAAGAATTCTTCATTAAATGATGTTGCTTGGTATGAAGATTGTGTTTTTTATGTAGTTAattcaagtaaaattaattggcTAAATCTAACAAGCCGTCAAGGAAATACATTAGAAGATATTAATAGTGTTCAAAGTATTGCAATTGACTGGTTGGgtcgaaaaatatattgggCAGATCCATCAAAACAATca atattaagaGAAAATTTATTTGGAGGTCAAAGAGAATTGCTTTTAGCTTCAAATATTGCTAAAGAATTGAAAGTAGAATCTGTTGGTGGTTACTTATATTGGTCAACAGGATTTTCAGTGAAATCTTCAAAACTCAATGGAAAAGAACAACACAGTTATTATACAACAGATTACTTTTCTGGAAAAAGgg ttatgaGTTTGGCCGTGGATTCAGTTGGTAGTTGGGTGTATTGGATACTTCgggaaaatgaaaaatcaaaattattccgTGCTCCAACTGTTGAGAAActgaatgatttaaataatcaaaacccTATTAAAGAATTTGATAACTCGTGCACtcaag GACCTTTATTCTATGTAGACCATCATTTGCTGTGGCTTCAAAAAGGTAATGACATAATGATGAGTGATACAGATGGCCAATATCCAGCAATTATACGAGCTATGAATTTAAATGGTATTCAAACATTTAGTGTACGTGACCAATATGCTCATCCAAAACCAAaag gtttAGAAACAAATGTTATTCCTGAAGAAGTGGACATAAGAATGATAAAAGTTAAtcctaaaattaatgaaagtgTGTATGAAATTATCTGGGAGCCTGTGAAAACTGTTAATCATGGATTAGTTTCTTATACTGTTAAAGTTTTGGAAAAAGAAGACAGTAAAATTGATTCTTta TTTGAAACACCAAATACCAAGGTACTAGTTGATAGTACACCTTTAGAAATTAGTATCAAAGCTTCTACAGTTTGGGGTTCATCTCAAGTAGTAACAGTTTATTCGCCAATTCCTGCTGTACCATCAGACATACGTATTTTTGCAAACTTCAGTTATGATAACTATACCATGAATATCATACTTCAACATtctataattcaaaatgtttcaaactacgaagttaaatgttattatcaattaaaaaattattggcaAGCGTGTTCTAAACAATCTATCGTATCAACTAACACACAAACAAAATGGACAGGACTTTCTATTTATTcagatttaatgtttaaa atacgAGCTTGTTCTATGGCTGGCTGTAGTGGATGGAgtcaagatataatatttaatcaaacttaTTACTctgcaaattttaaatttaaaactgctTTAGTAAGTGGTtccaaaataatgatttaccattcaaataaacaaaataatcatcAAATAGTTTTACTTACAAATAGTTTGGTAACTAGTTTTGCTTTGAATGATATAGAAGATATTGCATTTTGGACTGAtagtaaaactatatacagttcaccaattaataaatcaattaataataaa atttattcaatttctgaaatagatataaaaattgaaaatctttCATTTGATTGGATATCAAAAACACTTTTTTGGTGTGAAGTTGCTGAACATCAATCAAACATTATGGCTTTTGATGTCAGAGTAAAAACCGTTAAAATAGTAATGTCtagatcaaataaaatatttccatcCTCAGCTGTTCTTTCTGaagg tttatttatttggattGAACAAATTCCTGATTCCAATGAAAagcatatattaaaaagtaacatGAGTGGTACTGATATTGAATCTTTTGTATATTCTAGCAATAGTAATTGCAATTGTTCTAATTTGTACCCGTTTGATAATGTATTAACATCTTACATATCAAATAGTGGCAAAATGAAACTTCTGTGGGTTGAAGGCaaacatagaaatattattgtttcggATATTAATGGTTGTAAATGTTCAGTTATATTTCCTATAAattcaacattaaatttaacatcgcTGGcagttgataaaaataatatatactggaCAACGAACCAATCGATGTGTTCAATAAgaattaaagatttaaatgataaacccattatggaaaataatgcatcattatattgtttaaatcatataacagCTGTTTATACGATTGATGGATTAACTGAATCAA tcaaaAGACCGTGCCCACCTGGATTTCCTCAAGTAAATCAAACATTACCATctgtttatatagtatattgggATCCATCAGAATCGCGTGTTAAAAGTTATTCTTTAGAAAGGATGATTATAAGTGAAATGAGAAATAAaagaagtttaaatttaaatacaactaaCTGGACAACTGTTTACAGTGGACCTC aaAATCATTGGTTCATGTCTGATGTGAAACGTgacttagtatttaaattccGCGTTAAGGCAGAGAATCATCACGGTTGGTGGAGTGAATATAGAACATCTGATGAACCATTCAACCCCCAATACCAAGTAGAAACTTTAAGAAATGAAGATGTCCcttggaaaatattaataacaggatttattttgatttgccTTTTCTTGACAATGTTAATTAagtatt gcTCGATTACATTCAATACCAAAGGACCGATGAGGCCTGATGTTGAATTAGGGAGACTTCGAGAAAGAcccacatttttaaatatggtaAATGTGGGTTACCAAGGTGCTGTGTTGTtccaaaaaaaagataaaaatgaattaccaAGTATAAAAAGAGAGCAAATAacactaacaaaaaaattgggaTCAGGTGCTTTTGGAGAAGTGTATgaaggaaaaattaaaaatattataaaaggagAAGGTGAAATACGTGTTGCCATTAAATCATTGAAAGAAGGTGCTACTCAATGTGAAGtagtagaatttttaaaagaagcaAAACTAATGAATAACTTCAagcataaacatattttacaattgatTGGAGTATGTTTAGATAATGATcctaattttatcattatggaACTTATGGAAGAAGGTGatctattaagttatttaagaaaaaacagACAAACTAAT GTATTAAATCTTATTGACTATATACAAATGTGTATTGATGTGGCAGAAGGATGTTCATATTTGGAACAGATGCATTTTATTCATCGTGATTTAGCTTGTCGTAATTGTTTAGTATCATCTTCTGACCCTAAAGagcgaattataaaaattggtgATTTTGGATTAGCGAGAAATATCTATACTCATGATTATTATCGAAAAGAAGGAGAAGCTTTACTACCTGTTCg ATGGATGTCACCAGAATCACTAGTAGATGGTGTTTTTACCAGTCAATCTGATGTTTGGGCTTTTGGAGTTTTACTATGGGAAATCATGTCTCTGGGTCAACAGCCTTATCCAGGATTGTCTAacataaatgttatgtatCATGTTCAACATGGCGGAAGGCTTGAAAAACCAATTAATTGTCCAAGGCCCTT ATATAATTTGATGGTAAAATGTTGGTCAAATTTACCTGAAAAACGACCGAAATTTTCATActgtttaaaagttttaaaatcatatattgcCATGCCGTTGGATTATGTTAACATCTCTCATGATC caCAATTGCATAGTGTATCAGAAAAATACACGTTAGATCTGATAACGTCATGTACAGATTTGCAACAAGAATTATCATCTCAACCCATAAGTAATGAAGGGTATGAAATTCCTATTAATATAACGAATAATGAATATCTAGAGTTATCATGCGAATACCTAGATTTATCTGGAACACCTACAGTTAATTTTTCTGATAATAGAGATTCAGAATCAGAATCGATTCCTGAagatataaatgtgtattgtaACATGAACCAAGAATTTTCAGAATGA